The DNA sequence TACGGATATCCTGGGCGATCCGGGCCATGGCAGTGGTGGCACTCTGGAGCATCCGGGCCGTCACTGCCTGATCGCTGTAGGTCACGGACGTCGTCGTGAAGAAGGTGTACAGGCCCGTGCTGACGATTGCCGTCAGGGCCATGCTGATCAGGAGCTCGACCAGGCTCGATCCCGCCTGCGCGGAGCGTCCACCGGTGAGGATGC is a window from the Candidatus Methylomirabilis sp. genome containing:
- a CDS encoding prepilin-type N-terminal cleavage/methylation domain-containing protein; translation: MSPRSTTGILTGGRSAQAGSSLVELLISMALTAIVSTGLYTFFTTTSVTYSDQAVTARMLQSATTAMARIAQDIR